AAGAATCTATACTTACAAAAGGTAAAACTGCATTGTCATTTTTTTCACCTAAAACTTCAATTTTCAAAGTATATATATCTTCTTTAAGATTTTCTTTGCTATATAGCAAAACATTAGATTTGCTTTCTTCACTATAAAGATCAATATTTTCCGCTAGTAATTTATCATTCAAGTAAAGATTGGCCATACCCCTGGTTCTTCCTGTAGAAGCATACCAGCGTATAGCACTTCCTTCAAAAATCAATTCAAAATAAGAACCCTTTTCCTGAGCATAAATTTCTACATCTCTAAAAGCATCTTGATTACTAATATACTGCCAGTCACCTTCAATACTAATCTTATCAGATATTGAATAATCCATGAAACTCACTTGTTTCCAGATAGAATCACTGGTTTCGCCAAAAATGCTTATATTCGTAAGCATAAATATGAATAGCAAAATAAGTAATATGTTTTTTTTTACCAACATACATATTCTCCTTTTTATTGGATATATATTATAACTGAAAAATAATTGTTAAAGTCAGGCACCAATACTATTGGTGCCTGTTTTTTATATTTCTACTTTATTTTACTAATCTCAAATTGGAAACTTTAAATTCAAAACTAGCTTGCGGTCCGCCACTTTCATTTCTGAAATATAACTCAATACCTTGTACAATACTATCATTTATGGTATTACCCTCACTATCTGTTAAGCTATCATCAAGAAGTATTGAAACTGTTTGCCATTCGTCTGTATATTCAAATTCTGGAAAACCACCAAAAGAAGGCCAATTATTACCAAAATTAACTCCAAAAGTTAGTCCATATGATATATCTATATTTTCAGGATAATCTACAATTAATAAATCTATTTCAATTTTATTGTATTCAGACCAGTCATTAATATTAATATCATCAGTATTCCTTAAGCGACCATGAGTATGACCGTCACGATCTGGCCAAGCAGTTGTTAATACCATAGCCGGATATCCATACAAACCTCCCGTTAAGTCACTCTCAATACCTGAGAAATCTACATGTGTCCAGCTAGGAGCAGACCAATTACTAACATCTTTAAAATCAGTAAGCAAATCATGTCTTTTTACCACAAAATCAAGATCACTTCTTTCCTCACCAACAAGCTCGTATTCTAAAGTATCAAAATAATATCCCGTATAAGGATGAGAAATAGTTACTGTAGAAAATCCTTCTAATGTAGCATTCCACTCACCATTTTTATTGACAGGGATTACTTTTTCTGTATATCCTGTTACTTCTAGAACTAAATCTTCATAATACTCTTCAGCTAATGGATTGCTTTCTTCATCTAAAACAGTACCTGAAACATCATATTCGCGAATAAACACACCAGTAAAGTCAAGATCTGATCTATCTTCTAAAACCTCATAATATGTCGGGGAAAATGAATAATCTTCAAGTACTGGTTCAACTTTAATAGGATTTGTACCATCATATTCTACGCCTTTAACTGCCCATTCACCATTTTCTCCAAATTCAGTAATTAATATTTCTTCAACTCCTGAAATTTTTAATGTAACACCATCAATAGGATCTCCTGCATGATCCACGACTTTACCTGATAAATCATACTCCAAATCCAATTCAAACTCGCAGCCAGCTAAGAAAACAAATGCAGACAAAACAACTACCATAAGTAATAAAAACTTCTTCATAAATAACTCCTCCTTGGTTTAATTTTACAAATCTATGATTTGAAACTATCATAGTAAATTCTACTCTTGTATTAATAGGAAGACTATTTGACTAATCTTAAATTAGAAATAGTATAAACAACTTCTCCTAATGGATAGTCTGATCTAAGTACAACTCTTATTCCAGCAACATTTTCTAAATCAGTATTTACAAAGTCTTGATTCCAATATTCCAAATCATCAAGAGGCAGTGAAACAGTTTTCCATTCACCAGGCTCTAAAAGTGATATTGAATGATTATTATTACTCATTTTGTAACCATCTAAACTTTCAATACCTATTTGTAAAAGAGGTTCATAATCTTCATCTATTTCATCACCCTCAATTAGTACATCTACTTCTAGTTTTTTGTATTCTCTCCAGTCAGATATTTTAAGACTTTCATTCACAATGAAATTCCAAAAACCTTCACCAGAAAAGTATGCAGGTATTATTAAGGCTTCTTCCTTATTAGGTCCCCCATTCTCATCAACACTCAGATCATATGGAACACCATCAGGCGATTCATATAAATGCATATATTGATAATCCCAATGATTTAGATTTGTCACATCAGTCAGAATAGCTATTTCTCCTTTTAGCTCTGTAGCTACTTCTTCTGCTGAATCTGCAGTATCAGTAACTTCTTCATAACCTTCTGCTGGAATAAAATTAAAATAGTCAACAGTGATTAAAGTACTTAATGAATCATCATTATGTGTCATAGTTGGTTCAATTTTCACTGTATAAGTATCTTCTTCAAGTCCAGTTTTACTATATATAATAGCCTGATTTACAGTTTCCGAACTATAACTATCTACTTCAGAAGCAATGAGTTCACCATTAAGATATATGTTAGCCTTTCCACGAGCCCTGCCAGTGGATGCTAACCATTGAAATCCACTTCCTGTGAAAGTAAATTCTAAAGTAGCATTATTCCGGTTAGCAGTTCTTTCTATACCATCTTTGGCACCTTCATTTTCCATATCTCTCCAGATGCCCTGATATTCAATATCTTTCTCAGAGAATTCCACCCAGTTAGTTTTTCCTACAAATGAAATATCAGAACTTGGCACAATTATTTCTTTACTTTCTGGTGTAAAAGCATAACTAGCCTGTACAGGAGTTAATTCAACTGTCCCATAAACTGTAGCACTCCATTCTCCACTTGGACCAAATTCACTTACAACTAAACTATCTTCCTCCCCTTCAATCAATAAGACTAAATTATCAATAACATTCCCCTCTTCATCAGTTATTGTACCTGAAATTTCATAGGGATCATTACATGCTACTAATAAGAAAAGTGATATAAACAGAGTAAACAACAGTAAAATCTTACTTTTTTTCATTTATAATTACCTCCCTCAAGTTTTTAAAAAAGAAATCATGAAAAAATATTTAAGCAAATTTCAGCCTAAGCTATACATTTTCCCTCCCCTCAATAAATATTTTTATTTATAATTATCAGAATAAATATTCTAATATTTATTCTAAATAAACAGTTACTTTATTCCATAAACATCTAATATGGCTATATTAGCCCAGGGACCATTAGATTCGAGAGTTTTTATTTTTATATAACGAGCATTTACAGGAGCAAAACTAATGACACTTTCATTATTATTGCCAAAAGCTAAATTTACTTCTATTGCTGGATCTGTAAAAACATCTTCATATTCTGATGCATAAACTTCAAAGCGCTTCAAATTACCATTTTGATTATCTGGACGTGGCAAATATCCGATACCATCAACTTCATAAATATCACCTAAGTCAATAATTAAATAATGCGGGTGAGCTGGTACTGGATCCTCTCCTTGCCAGGCAGTGTGCCACCATGTATCCCAAGCTCCATCAATGGCATTCTCCGCTAATCTACCATTAAAAACAGATTCACTACTATAATCTACAATTTCCCATTCCTGATGGTTTAATTTACTACCCTGGGGCTTTTCATATATATACTTTGATCTTATATGAACAGATCTGATAATGGAATGAAACTGGCTCACACCTTTTTGATTAAGAGCAGTAAGATAATAATAATATCTCTGTCCTGCTTCAAGGTCTTGATCCAAATAAGTATTTCCTTTTATCTCCTCTGCAATTAAGCTAAAGCCATCAAGTGGTGAAGTACTACGATAAACATTATAAGTATCTCCAGGGTAAAGTTCTGAACTTTCCCAGTTCAGTTTTACTTCACTATCTCCTTGTAATTGAATATATAAAGAAGATGGAGAAAAAGGAAGACCTTCTTTTGGCTTTGCTACTAGTTCCTGACTACCTAAGCTTTTTCCCAATCCATTATAAGCATGAACTGAAAAGTAGTATTTAGTATCATTTTGCAGGTTCGAAACATTATATCCTGTTACATTAGCTACATCGATTCTTTTCTTGTAACTGTATGGTTCTCTACCATATTTTAAAATATAACCACTTGCATATGGGACACTCTGCCATTCAACTGTTACTTGACCATTTTTTGCTCGAGCAGCTCTAATTTCTGGAGTATCTGGTACTCTAATTTCTGCATAAACTTCATTAGAGTATCCACTACTACCTGTATCATTATTAGCTGTTACAACAAAATAATATTTTTCACCCTTTTTCAAATCTTCAATTGTATATTCTGTTTCTCTCCCAAGATTAATTTCTTCTGTATATACTCCTGATTTTATTCCATATTTAATCGTATAAGCTGTAGCTGAATTTCTTTCCCACCACTTGAGATGTACTTTAGAATCTCCTACTTCAAGATCATAAATCCTGCTTTCTCTTGGTATATATTGTTCTCCTCTATCCCACTCAATTCTTGCCACACTATATGGTGGCAAGGTTACTGGATTTTCAGTCTGCTTACTTTTAATAGTGGGTTCACTTCTATCTTCAGGATCAATAGCAGATATATAATTTATTGTCATATTTGATTTAAGTTTTATATTATCCTTGTTAATAGTTAAATCTTGTTCAAGGCCAGACTTATTTGTTACCAGTAAGTAATTTTTATCATAATGGCCTTTGTATGCAGTAGCATATATAGCTGGAATAGTTTCCCTGGAATTTAATATCTCCACACTTTCTCCACCTTCAATACTTGTACTCCACACATGAGAACTGTTATTAAAAGCCTTATTAACAATTTTCATACCTAATCCTGACGGGGTATATTCAACTCCTAATTCCAGATTGGATGTATCATATATCTCGCCTCTATCAGCAGCAGCAAGAATTTCATCTATATATGTTTGCTCCTGTCCAAAAGCATGAGGGGTGATAGCATGCATTCCTAGATGCTCAACTTCAGGATACTGAGACATTCGCATAGCAAACTCAGTAACATATATACCAGCGTACATCGTAAAAGCAATTGCTGGATTAAATACATTGTACTCTGTAATCATAATAGGCTTGTCAAACAAGCCCTTTTCAAGATAATAATTAACCCTATCTTCTGATGTTGCCACTGCCAATCCTCTATTAGCCCTTAACCTTGCTTCATCAAAGGTATCATTGCTACTTTGTGGGGCATAAGAATGATAAGTAATTACATCCCAGAACTGCTCAGGATAATCACGTAACCCTCTATCCCAACTGTGATATCTGCCATCTGCTCCATACATCAAGGCTATTTTTGCATCTGGATAACTAGCACGAATAGCCTCAGCATAAGGTCTCATGTTATTAGCATATTCTATAGAATTATCAAAAAAATGATTTGGAGAACCTGGAACAAAAAAGTAAGGTTCATTTGTCAATTGAAATATGGATACTTGAATATTATTATCCTTAACAAACTTAGCAAGGTCAGCTGCAGCTTCTGGTGTATCAGTAAAAGCATTGATAACTACAATTAATTCCCCTCCTATTTCTCCCATTAGATTGTTGAGTTCACTGAGTTTATGAGGACCTTTACCAGCAACTACTCTGGAAGAATCCATCATTCTGTCATATGGTCCTCCGTTCCATTTCTCTAGCCATTCTTCTTCATAGAGACCTGTCCGCCAGTTAAAAGCATTAGAAACTGTACCTGCAAAATATCTTAACCAGCCAGTATTTATATTTTTAGCTCCTGCAATCAACTCAGGATGATCATAGTTCCAATTATTAGCATAATCTCCTGCTGTAATATTAACATTAAACCCACTGAAATTTGGATTTATTGCATGTCCTTTAGATGTATCAATATTTATTTCCACTTCTTTAGCTGCCGAAGCTCTTATGGGAAAACCTATCGTTTTAAAAATTAGCATAGTACTGATAATAGACATAAATAATATTACGCTAATAAGAATAGAAAATCTTGTTTTTTTTCTACTAGCCATAAAACTTACCCCCTTAGATTTTATTATATTGAAAGGGTTCAAATTTAAAAATATTTACCTTATTATAAATTAATTATATTATTTAAAAACTCACTTGCTATAATTTCACCATCTATTAAGAGATCATATCTTGTTTCAATACGATGCAAGCCATTAGCTTCAGGTCTTTCCAGTTCATGACTTACAGTATTCTCTTCGCCGCTAAGCAATGAAATATTTTTAGTAATTACGTTAATCTCGCCATATTTCACCCATTCACCCGCATCAAAAGTCAAGAATGTACTTTCTATATTTACTTCAACTTCTTTTTCTTCTTTATTATTACTAATATAATCCAAAACAGCTTTTCCTCTAATTAAATCATTACTTAATGAATATGTTAAATCAAGATCTAACTCTCGCCATAAATATCCATAACCATTAAAATCCGATGGTCCATAAACACCATGCACTCTTATATAAGTTATGGCCTCATTTGGAAAAGAAAGTTCAAATCTATTATCAGCAGTTATATTTGCTTCTCCATGTGTAGAATAGTCTTCAGTCCATTGAATATAAGTAACTGGTCCAGTAAATTCACCTTGGTCTAATTGAAAACCATAAGAATCTAGGTCTCTTCTTGAATTAACAATCCAGATTACTAGATCATTTTTTTGCCTAAAAGCCCGACTATTAAATCTCCAATTTCCTAAACTTCTTCCATCAAAATCATCCATCTCTAGCAAACGGGCTCCTAATGTTGATCGTACAGTATTGACAGCCATCTCTCCTCTTACATCAAAACGTACATAATCCCACCAGACATAGCCACTTAAACCAAGATCATAGTTTTCAAAAAGTGAAAGTACACTATCTCTTAAAAAATCAAATCCTCTTTCTTCTGTCAATTGACGCTTAAATGCATGGACTTCAGTATTCCAGATAGATCTGCCTTCAGCAGCTCCTACCATTCTTTGTAAGTTATTATATGGTCGCCATTCCGGATAGTAATGAGTTCCAATTATATCTACTGTATCTCTCCAACCATCTCTATTAAGAGGTTCTAACAGTTCTACTTTAGGTCCATAAGTTTCTGGCCCAATAAGTTTTGGAACCGTAAAACCATCAATCAAAGCTAATGTCCAGAGTTCATAGATAATATCTTTATATTCTTCAGGGGTCATATCCCCCTCATTGTATTCTGGTTCATTATCTAC
The genomic region above belongs to Halanaerobiaceae bacterium ANBcell28 and contains:
- a CDS encoding discoidin domain-containing protein: MASRKKTRFSILISVILFMSIISTMLIFKTIGFPIRASAAKEVEINIDTSKGHAINPNFSGFNVNITAGDYANNWNYDHPELIAGAKNINTGWLRYFAGTVSNAFNWRTGLYEEEWLEKWNGGPYDRMMDSSRVVAGKGPHKLSELNNLMGEIGGELIVVINAFTDTPEAAADLAKFVKDNNIQVSIFQLTNEPYFFVPGSPNHFFDNSIEYANNMRPYAEAIRASYPDAKIALMYGADGRYHSWDRGLRDYPEQFWDVITYHSYAPQSSNDTFDEARLRANRGLAVATSEDRVNYYLEKGLFDKPIMITEYNVFNPAIAFTMYAGIYVTEFAMRMSQYPEVEHLGMHAITPHAFGQEQTYIDEILAAADRGEIYDTSNLELGVEYTPSGLGMKIVNKAFNNSSHVWSTSIEGGESVEILNSRETIPAIYATAYKGHYDKNYLLVTNKSGLEQDLTINKDNIKLKSNMTINYISAIDPEDRSEPTIKSKQTENPVTLPPYSVARIEWDRGEQYIPRESRIYDLEVGDSKVHLKWWERNSATAYTIKYGIKSGVYTEEINLGRETEYTIEDLKKGEKYYFVVTANNDTGSSGYSNEVYAEIRVPDTPEIRAARAKNGQVTVEWQSVPYASGYILKYGREPYSYKKRIDVANVTGYNVSNLQNDTKYYFSVHAYNGLGKSLGSQELVAKPKEGLPFSPSSLYIQLQGDSEVKLNWESSELYPGDTYNVYRSTSPLDGFSLIAEEIKGNTYLDQDLEAGQRYYYYLTALNQKGVSQFHSIIRSVHIRSKYIYEKPQGSKLNHQEWEIVDYSSESVFNGRLAENAIDGAWDTWWHTAWQGEDPVPAHPHYLIIDLGDIYEVDGIGYLPRPDNQNGNLKRFEVYASEYEDVFTDPAIEVNLAFGNNNESVISFAPVNARYIKIKTLESNGPWANIAILDVYGIK